In Desulfovibrio aminophilus, a single genomic region encodes these proteins:
- a CDS encoding AAA family ATPase, giving the protein MNYYAPLGLAREPFSNSPDPNFLYDSVQHASCLQQLEISVRLRRGLCVVTGEIGTGKTTLCRRFVRHLAQSPEVAVNLLLDPFFPSAEAFLRVLFGFFTGREAAPGLDVWRLKEGIKKALFRLGVREGRLPVLIIDEGQKLTAECLELLRELLNYETNAQKLLQIVVFAQREIEPVLEEMRNLLDRVNCYHRLRPLDFSETRAMIRFRLTEAAADKGAPPDLFSDLACWAVHRASGGYPRRIVRLCHKVVLELLIRRKSRASWRLVRACVGQERRQVRRAFSHAVIALSVFFLACAGVWAMYRFDLGGVRQNRTIAGLTEAAARILPAEPGREVRRPVVEQPAAPAPAPVAEVRPAPIPSAAPAAAAAPATRPEEPAMLGGVRLEQGELVREVVRDVYGAAGDDLLALVLAANPGLKSADEFRPGLELRLPEPPENRDPAFKRLIWVQVARAANLDKAYAELRKLGHLSAPLRILAWRGKGQDAEFSVVAETPFLSEAPALALIGSLPGKLKDEARMLQFARKDGRFLGSLDATTLRLAKGGQ; this is encoded by the coding sequence GTGAACTACTACGCGCCGTTGGGTCTGGCCCGCGAGCCCTTTTCCAACTCGCCGGACCCCAATTTCCTCTATGATTCGGTCCAGCACGCCTCCTGCCTCCAGCAACTGGAGATTTCGGTGCGCCTGCGCCGGGGCCTGTGCGTGGTCACCGGCGAGATCGGCACGGGCAAGACCACGCTCTGCCGCCGCTTCGTCCGGCATCTGGCCCAGAGCCCCGAGGTCGCCGTCAACCTCCTGCTGGACCCCTTCTTCCCCTCGGCCGAGGCCTTCCTGCGCGTGCTCTTCGGCTTCTTCACCGGCCGCGAGGCCGCGCCCGGCCTGGACGTCTGGCGGCTCAAGGAGGGCATCAAGAAGGCCCTCTTCCGCCTGGGCGTGCGCGAGGGCCGGCTGCCGGTGCTCATCATCGACGAGGGCCAGAAGCTCACGGCCGAATGCCTGGAGCTGTTGCGCGAGCTGCTGAACTACGAGACCAACGCCCAGAAGCTCTTGCAGATCGTGGTCTTCGCCCAGCGCGAGATCGAGCCCGTGCTGGAGGAGATGCGGAACCTCCTGGACCGGGTCAACTGCTACCACCGCCTGCGGCCCCTGGACTTCTCCGAGACGCGGGCCATGATCCGCTTCCGCCTGACCGAGGCCGCCGCTGACAAGGGCGCGCCGCCGGACCTCTTCTCCGACTTGGCCTGCTGGGCCGTGCACCGCGCCAGCGGCGGCTACCCCCGGCGCATCGTGCGGCTCTGCCACAAGGTCGTCCTGGAACTGCTCATCCGGCGCAAGAGCCGCGCCTCCTGGCGGCTGGTGCGCGCCTGCGTGGGCCAGGAGCGGCGGCAGGTCCGGCGGGCCTTCAGCCACGCGGTCATCGCCCTGTCCGTGTTTTTCCTGGCCTGCGCCGGTGTCTGGGCCATGTACCGCTTCGATCTGGGCGGCGTCCGCCAGAACCGGACCATCGCCGGGCTCACCGAGGCCGCCGCGCGCATCCTGCCCGCCGAGCCCGGCCGGGAGGTGCGCCGTCCGGTGGTCGAGCAGCCCGCCGCGCCAGCGCCCGCCCCGGTCGCCGAGGTCCGGCCCGCGCCCATCCCGTCGGCCGCCCCTGCCGCGGCCGCAGCCCCCGCGACGCGGCCGGAGGAGCCCGCCATGCTCGGCGGCGTGCGCCTGGAGCAGGGCGAACTGGTCCGGGAGGTGGTCCGCGACGTGTACGGCGCGGCCGGCGACGATCTCCTGGCCCTGGTGCTGGCCGCCAACCCCGGCCTGAAATCCGCGGACGAGTTCCGGCCCGGCCTGGAACTCCGCCTGCCCGAGCCGCCGGAGAACCGCGATCCGGCCTTCAAACGGCTCATCTGGGTGCAGGTGGCCCGCGCCGCGAACCTGGACAAGGCCTACGCCGAGCTGCGCAAGCTGGGGCATCTCTCCGCGCCCCTGCGGATCCTGGCCTGGCGCGGCAAGGGACAGGACGCCGAGTTTTCCGTGGTCGCGGAGACGCCGTTTTTGAGCGAGGCCCCGGCCCTGGCCCTCATCGGCTCGCTGCCCGGCAAGCTGAAGGACGAGGCCCGCATGCTCCAGTTCGCCCGCAAGGACGGACGCTTCCTGGGCAGCCTGGACGCGACCACCCTGCGCCTGGCCAAGGGCGGCCAATAG
- a CDS encoding GspE/PulE family protein, whose amino-acid sequence MAIRERKRLGELLLEAGMISQSQLEQALAGQKESGLKLGQYLIQSGLLKEQQIVDLVSRQLNIPKYSPDKYPYEDGASALVSEELAQKSRLVPLARKGNRLLIAMPDPMDINALDTVEIATNLEVEPIICSENDFDLLFDSIYGRGGLSEDVYDGMEDEEAGAKAEESGDIAVDTLQDEADQAPIIRMVNSILNQAVREKASDIHLSPEREYVHARFRVDGKLRPVPAPPRNAFLPLVSRIKIMANMDIAVSKIPQDGRFSFKAQNKEFNVRVSSLPTIHGENLVLRLLDRNAHGLTLPELGLAEADMAKIRKAVEKPYGLIVSAGPTGSGKTTTLYSILRHINRPDINIITLEDPVEYRIQGIRQVQLNRRAGMTFASGLRSILRQDPDVILVGEIRDQETASIATQAALTGHKVLTTLHTNDAASAAVRLIDMGVEPFLVSSVMLVTVSQRLVRRNCPHCLEEYSPSEELQRTLGLQPGKYAFKRGAGCRKCMQTGFSGRMALFEVLAVDDAIQDLILKRASGREISKAAVASKRMRLLRVDALTKAVRGLTTLEEAATAVMV is encoded by the coding sequence ATGGCCATACGCGAACGCAAGCGCCTGGGCGAACTGCTCCTCGAGGCCGGGATGATCTCCCAGTCCCAGCTGGAGCAGGCCCTGGCCGGACAAAAGGAGTCCGGCCTCAAGCTCGGCCAGTACCTCATCCAGTCCGGCCTGCTCAAGGAACAGCAGATCGTCGATCTGGTCAGCCGCCAGCTGAACATCCCCAAGTATTCTCCCGACAAGTACCCCTATGAGGACGGGGCCTCGGCCCTGGTCTCCGAGGAGCTGGCCCAGAAGAGCCGCCTCGTGCCCCTGGCGCGCAAGGGCAACCGGCTGCTCATCGCCATGCCCGACCCCATGGACATCAACGCCCTGGACACCGTGGAGATCGCCACCAACCTCGAGGTGGAGCCGATCATCTGCTCGGAGAACGACTTCGATCTGCTCTTCGACTCCATCTACGGCCGGGGCGGCCTGTCCGAGGACGTCTACGACGGCATGGAGGACGAGGAAGCCGGGGCCAAGGCAGAGGAATCCGGGGACATCGCGGTGGACACCCTGCAGGACGAGGCCGACCAGGCCCCGATCATCCGCATGGTCAACTCCATCCTGAACCAAGCCGTGCGCGAGAAGGCCAGCGACATCCACCTGAGCCCCGAGCGGGAATACGTCCACGCCCGCTTCCGCGTGGACGGCAAGCTCCGGCCCGTGCCCGCGCCGCCCCGGAACGCCTTCCTGCCCCTGGTCTCGCGCATCAAGATCATGGCCAACATGGACATCGCGGTGAGCAAGATTCCGCAGGACGGCCGCTTCTCCTTCAAGGCCCAGAACAAGGAGTTCAACGTCCGCGTCTCGTCGCTGCCCACCATCCACGGCGAGAACCTCGTTCTCCGGCTCCTGGACCGCAACGCCCACGGCCTGACCCTGCCCGAGCTCGGGCTGGCCGAGGCGGACATGGCCAAGATCCGCAAGGCCGTGGAGAAGCCCTACGGCCTCATCGTTTCCGCCGGGCCCACGGGCTCGGGCAAGACCACCACGCTGTACTCCATCCTGCGCCACATCAACCGGCCGGACATCAACATCATCACCCTGGAAGACCCGGTGGAATACCGCATCCAGGGCATCCGCCAGGTGCAGCTCAACCGCCGCGCGGGCATGACCTTCGCCTCGGGCCTGCGCTCCATCCTGCGCCAGGACCCGGACGTCATCCTGGTGGGCGAAATCCGCGACCAGGAGACCGCCTCCATCGCCACCCAGGCGGCCCTCACCGGCCACAAGGTGCTGACCACCCTGCACACCAACGACGCGGCCTCGGCCGCCGTGCGGCTCATCGACATGGGCGTGGAGCCCTTCCTCGTCTCCTCGGTCATGCTCGTCACGGTGAGCCAGCGCCTCGTGCGCCGCAACTGCCCGCATTGCCTGGAGGAGTATTCGCCGTCCGAGGAACTCCAGCGGACCCTGGGCCTGCAGCCGGGCAAGTACGCCTTCAAGCGCGGGGCGGGCTGCCGCAAGTGCATGCAGACCGGTTTCTCCGGCCGCATGGCCCTGTTCGAGGTCCTGGCCGTGGACGACGCCATCCAGGATCTCATCCTGAAGCGCGCCTCGGGCCGGGAGATATCCAAGGCCGCCGTGGCCTCCAAACGCATGCGCCTGTTGCGCGTGGACGCCCTGACCAAGGCCGTGCGGGGCCTGACCACCCTGGAAGAGGCCGCCACGGCGGTGATGGTCTGA
- a CDS encoding type II secretion system F family protein, with amino-acid sequence MPTFAYKAITESGSRVSGSLEAESAEAARMLVAEKGLIPSSVRQSRSSGGQAKVGGGWAARFTAVKPQDVILFTKQFRTMLSAGIAVVQTLEVLENQTENPRLRAAIIDIAQDIRQGASLYRAFFKHSAVFTPLYCNMIRAGEISGTLIDVLGRLIYIVEHEFKVKKDIKSALTYPVIVIVALVIAFFVLVLFVFPNFISLFKNAGVVLPMPTRVMLGIHGVLTHYWALVLPLFAGGLFGLAFWFRTPRGRFCRDAMLLRLPILGKVFAKAAMARFASIFAILQASGITVLESVEIISGTIGNSAIAAQFDTLREKLEQGRGLAEPLRSARYFTPMMITMIAIGEESGQLEEMLKEAAQHYDDEVEYSVSKMSELIGPVLVAGLTGVVGFFALAVFLPLVDLMQKSMSGI; translated from the coding sequence GTGCCGACCTTCGCATACAAGGCCATCACCGAGAGCGGCTCGCGGGTCTCCGGCAGCCTGGAGGCCGAGAGCGCCGAGGCCGCGCGCATGCTCGTGGCGGAAAAGGGACTCATTCCCTCCTCGGTGCGCCAGTCGCGGAGCAGCGGCGGCCAGGCCAAGGTGGGCGGAGGCTGGGCGGCCCGGTTCACGGCGGTCAAGCCCCAGGACGTGATCCTCTTCACCAAGCAGTTCCGAACCATGCTTTCGGCGGGCATCGCCGTGGTCCAGACCCTGGAGGTCCTGGAGAACCAGACCGAGAACCCCAGGCTGCGGGCCGCGATCATCGACATCGCCCAGGACATCCGCCAGGGCGCCTCGCTCTACCGGGCCTTCTTCAAGCATTCAGCGGTGTTCACGCCACTCTACTGCAACATGATCCGCGCGGGCGAGATCTCGGGCACGCTCATCGACGTGCTCGGGCGGCTCATCTACATCGTGGAGCACGAGTTCAAGGTCAAGAAGGACATCAAGAGCGCCCTGACCTACCCGGTCATCGTGATCGTGGCCCTGGTCATCGCCTTCTTCGTCCTGGTCCTGTTCGTCTTTCCCAACTTCATCAGTCTGTTCAAGAACGCGGGCGTGGTCCTGCCCATGCCCACCCGGGTCATGCTCGGCATCCACGGCGTCCTGACCCACTATTGGGCCCTGGTCCTGCCCCTGTTCGCGGGCGGGCTCTTCGGCCTGGCGTTCTGGTTCCGCACGCCCCGGGGCAGATTCTGCCGCGACGCCATGCTTCTGCGCCTGCCCATCCTGGGCAAGGTCTTCGCCAAGGCGGCCATGGCCCGCTTCGCCAGCATCTTCGCCATTCTCCAGGCCAGCGGCATCACGGTGCTGGAGTCCGTGGAGATCATCTCCGGGACCATCGGCAACTCGGCCATCGCGGCCCAGTTCGACACGCTCCGGGAGAAGCTGGAGCAGGGCCGGGGACTGGCCGAGCCCCTGCGCTCGGCGCGCTACTTCACGCCCATGATGATCACCATGATCGCCATCGGCGAGGAGTCGGGCCAGCTGGAGGAGATGCTCAAGGAGGCGGCCCAGCACTATGACGACGAGGTGGAGTACTCGGTGTCCAAGATGAGCGAACTCATCGGGCCGGTGCTCGTGGCGGGGCTCACGGGCGTGGTGGGCTTCTTCGCCCTGGCCGTGTTCCTGCCCCTGGTGGACCTCATGCAGAAGTCCATGAGCGGGATATGA
- a CDS encoding type II secretion system protein, which yields MSRENKRKQGGFTLIELISVIIILGILAAVLTPKYFDMSTQAENAAKKGAASEAVARFNMSYAKYVLDNGPLGNSTSALTSLQTANYLGVNPVDVGDYNFIYSANGTDNVGVVVRKEGSSDDWTTVSIPWPK from the coding sequence ATGTCCCGCGAAAACAAGAGGAAGCAGGGCGGTTTCACGCTCATCGAACTCATTTCCGTCATCATTATTTTGGGCATCCTGGCGGCCGTGCTGACGCCGAAGTATTTCGACATGAGCACCCAGGCGGAGAACGCGGCAAAGAAGGGCGCAGCCTCCGAAGCCGTCGCGCGTTTCAACATGTCGTACGCCAAGTATGTTCTCGACAATGGCCCCTTGGGCAACTCGACATCCGCTCTCACCTCGCTTCAGACTGCCAACTATCTGGGTGTCAACCCCGTGGATGTGGGGGACTACAACTTCATTTACTCCGCGAACGGCACCGACAACGTCGGCGTGGTCGTTCGGAAGGAAGGCAGCTCGGACGATTGGACGACCGTGTCCATCCCGTGGCCCAAGTAA
- a CDS encoding type IV pilus twitching motility protein PilT, translating into MAQINAFFKMLHEHGGSDLHLSSGSQPMMRLRGELHRFKFKVLGHDELVRMLYEITPENKVKLFEETGDVDFGYDVPGLARYRVNFFRQMNGISAVFRQIPETILTLEDLGLPEKLQDLALLPKGLVLVTGPTGSGKSTTLAAILNYANKVRKDHIITIEDPIEFVHKPMNCLVNQREVGRDTKSFKAALRGALREDPDIILVGEMRDYETIALALEAAETGHLVLSTLHTVSAAKTVDRVIEVFPEEMQAQVRASFADSLRAVVSQTLFRRVDRPGRVAALEILIGVPSVRNLIREGKNHQIASMIQTGREHGMQSVDDDILRYLQKGMIDPDAAYVYAQNKDRVRPFMKNGGPRKEV; encoded by the coding sequence ATGGCCCAGATCAACGCCTTCTTCAAGATGCTCCACGAGCACGGCGGCTCGGACCTGCACCTGTCCAGCGGCTCCCAGCCCATGATGCGCCTGCGCGGCGAGCTGCACCGCTTCAAGTTCAAGGTGCTGGGCCACGACGAGCTGGTGCGCATGCTCTACGAGATCACCCCGGAGAACAAGGTCAAGCTCTTCGAGGAGACCGGGGACGTGGACTTCGGCTACGACGTGCCGGGCCTGGCCCGCTACCGGGTGAACTTCTTCCGCCAGATGAACGGCATCTCGGCCGTGTTCCGCCAGATTCCCGAGACCATCCTCACCCTGGAGGACCTCGGCCTGCCGGAGAAGCTCCAGGACCTGGCCCTGCTGCCCAAGGGGCTCGTGCTCGTCACCGGGCCCACGGGCTCGGGCAAGTCCACCACCCTGGCGGCGATCCTGAACTACGCCAACAAGGTCCGCAAGGACCACATCATCACCATCGAGGACCCCATCGAGTTCGTGCACAAGCCCATGAACTGCCTGGTGAACCAGCGCGAGGTGGGCCGCGACACGAAGAGCTTCAAGGCCGCCCTGCGCGGGGCCCTGCGCGAGGACCCGGACATCATCCTGGTGGGCGAGATGCGCGACTACGAGACCATCGCCCTGGCCCTGGAGGCCGCGGAGACCGGCCACCTCGTGCTCTCCACCCTGCACACGGTCTCGGCCGCCAAGACCGTGGACCGGGTCATCGAGGTCTTTCCCGAGGAGATGCAGGCCCAGGTCCGGGCCAGCTTCGCGGATTCCCTGCGGGCGGTCGTGTCCCAGACCCTGTTCCGCCGCGTGGACCGGCCCGGCCGGGTGGCCGCGCTGGAGATCCTCATCGGCGTGCCCTCGGTGCGCAACCTCATCCGCGAGGGCAAGAACCACCAGATCGCCTCCATGATCCAGACCGGCCGGGAACACGGCATGCAGTCCGTGGACGACGACATCCTGCGCTACCTCCAGAAGGGCATGATCGACCCGGACGCGGCTTACGTCTACGCCCAGAACAAGGACCGGGTGCGGCCCTTCATGAAGAACGGCGGCCCGCGCAAGGAGGTCTGA
- a CDS encoding type IV pilus twitching motility protein PilT — MTRQDFDALMARLVAAQPKVSDVIITSGRAVQAEVDGALADVDLGPEFARLSPAQTKLMAAALMDNSPRLIKTLGAKGSCDLSYALPGKARFRVNIFSQRGTLAAILRRLPTGIPSMEDLGLPEAFREMAKEKYGLILVTGGTGSGKSNSLAALVDAINTDQAVHIITLEDPVEFTHRHKKGTVNQRELGVDFDTFASGLRAAFRQAPKVILVGEIRDRETMEIALQAAATGHLVLSTLHTTDCGQTINRIIGLFDPSEERLIRMRLAESLKWVVSQRLLPKAEGHGRVAAFEIMRNTLRVKELILGGETLDKTYYGVLEEGGPHGMNTFDQCFFQLFQKGLVTEETATLSAGDRSKLVQMIDKLKTDRGEAADELILEGLEDDSPAK, encoded by the coding sequence ATGACGCGCCAGGACTTCGACGCCCTCATGGCCCGGCTGGTGGCCGCCCAGCCCAAGGTCTCGGACGTGATCATCACCTCGGGCCGGGCCGTGCAGGCCGAGGTGGACGGCGCGCTCGCCGACGTGGACCTGGGCCCGGAGTTCGCCCGCCTGAGCCCGGCGCAGACCAAGCTCATGGCCGCCGCGCTCATGGACAACAGCCCCCGGCTCATCAAGACCCTGGGGGCCAAGGGCTCGTGCGACCTGTCCTACGCCCTGCCGGGCAAGGCCCGCTTCCGGGTGAACATCTTCAGCCAGCGCGGCACCCTGGCCGCGATCCTGCGCCGCCTGCCCACCGGCATCCCGAGCATGGAGGACCTGGGCCTGCCCGAGGCCTTCCGCGAGATGGCCAAGGAGAAGTACGGGCTGATCCTCGTCACCGGCGGCACGGGCTCGGGCAAGTCCAACTCCCTGGCCGCCCTGGTGGACGCCATCAACACGGACCAGGCCGTGCACATCATCACCCTGGAGGACCCGGTGGAGTTCACCCACCGGCACAAGAAGGGCACGGTGAACCAGCGCGAGCTGGGCGTGGACTTCGACACCTTCGCCTCGGGCCTGCGCGCGGCCTTCCGCCAGGCCCCCAAGGTCATCCTGGTGGGCGAGATCCGCGACCGCGAGACCATGGAGATCGCGCTCCAGGCCGCGGCCACCGGCCACCTCGTGCTCTCCACCCTGCACACCACGGACTGCGGTCAGACCATCAACCGCATCATCGGGCTCTTCGACCCCTCGGAGGAACGGCTCATCCGCATGCGCCTGGCCGAGAGCCTGAAATGGGTCGTGTCCCAGCGGCTTCTGCCCAAGGCCGAGGGCCACGGCCGGGTGGCGGCCTTCGAGATCATGCGCAACACGTTGCGGGTCAAGGAACTCATTCTGGGCGGCGAGACCCTGGACAAGACCTATTACGGCGTGCTCGAAGAGGGCGGCCCGCACGGCATGAACACCTTCGACCAGTGCTTCTTCCAGCTCTTCCAGAAGGGCCTGGTCACCGAGGAGACGGCCACGCTCTCGGCCGGCGACCGCTCCAAGCTCGTGCAGATGATCGACAAGCTCAAGACGGACCGGGGCGAGGCCGCCGACGAGCTCATCCTGGAGGGCCTGGAGGACGATTCTCCGGCCAAGTGA
- a CDS encoding DUF4139 domain-containing protein — translation MPRIPFLPAFLFVLILALPARAADSLSLTVTSGGALVREVRSVEPAKGAAVVPGLPRTVDPSSIQARFEGGKPSVEMLRFQADPFQGRSLLQRLVGREVQALLPDPADASRRVPRAAVLLSADAPSSVLADGRIFLVAPEFLILPAVEGAPGPLLTVETSGRSSGPRDLELSYLAGGLGWSADYALELDSSGPSARLSGWITLENESGRDFRGADVRLLAGDQNRAAPRAYGMRKEMALGAAVADMAPEEVGESHVYTLPKAVDLPDGQSVRVSLLHAGNVPVIRELRSRTHASPGDLGRRQPQPLEAVLTFKNTRDGGLGLPLPAGVMRVFEPAQGGLVPAGEDRIGHTPRGRELTLSLGRSFGVSAERRTVSYERKGEHRYRAGFEIVLRNGSSEKRRVVLDEIQPGEWKLVEAGRPHSRPEAGVLRFELELPPTGDGPGVPVTYTVDVER, via the coding sequence ATGCCCCGCATCCCGTTCCTGCCCGCGTTCCTTTTCGTCCTCATCCTGGCCCTGCCCGCCCGGGCCGCCGACAGCCTCTCCCTGACCGTCACCTCCGGCGGCGCCCTGGTGCGCGAGGTCCGTTCCGTGGAGCCGGCCAAGGGCGCGGCGGTCGTGCCCGGCCTGCCCCGGACCGTGGACCCGTCCTCGATCCAGGCCCGCTTCGAGGGCGGCAAGCCCTCCGTGGAGATGCTGCGCTTCCAGGCCGACCCTTTCCAGGGCCGGAGCCTGCTCCAGCGGCTCGTGGGCCGGGAGGTCCAGGCCCTGCTGCCCGACCCGGCCGACGCCTCGCGCCGCGTTCCGCGCGCGGCCGTGCTCCTCTCCGCCGACGCGCCGTCGAGCGTGCTGGCGGATGGGCGGATTTTTCTCGTCGCGCCGGAATTCCTGATCCTGCCCGCCGTGGAGGGGGCCCCTGGCCCGCTGTTGACCGTGGAGACCTCGGGCCGCTCCTCCGGCCCCCGCGACCTGGAGCTGTCCTATCTCGCCGGGGGCCTGGGCTGGAGCGCGGACTACGCCCTGGAGCTGGATTCCTCGGGCCCCTCGGCCCGGCTCTCGGGCTGGATCACGCTGGAGAACGAATCGGGCCGCGACTTTCGGGGGGCCGATGTGCGCCTCCTGGCCGGGGACCAGAACCGGGCCGCGCCCAGGGCCTACGGCATGCGCAAGGAGATGGCCCTCGGGGCGGCCGTGGCGGACATGGCCCCCGAGGAAGTGGGCGAGAGCCACGTCTATACCCTGCCGAAAGCCGTGGACCTGCCGGACGGCCAGTCCGTGCGGGTGAGCCTGCTGCACGCCGGGAACGTGCCCGTGATCCGGGAGTTGCGCAGCCGGACCCATGCCTCGCCGGGCGACCTGGGCCGCAGGCAGCCCCAGCCCCTGGAGGCCGTGCTGACCTTCAAGAACACCAGGGACGGCGGCCTGGGCCTGCCCCTGCCCGCGGGCGTGATGCGGGTCTTCGAGCCCGCCCAGGGAGGACTGGTCCCGGCCGGGGAGGACCGCATCGGCCACACCCCGCGCGGCCGCGAGTTGACCCTGTCCCTGGGCCGGTCCTTCGGCGTCTCGGCCGAGCGCCGCACGGTCTCCTACGAGCGCAAGGGCGAGCACCGCTACCGGGCGGGCTTCGAGATCGTCCTGCGCAACGGCTCGTCGGAGAAGCGCCGGGTGGTCCTGGATGAAATCCAGCCCGGCGAGTGGAAACTGGTGGAGGCGGGCAGGCCGCATTCCCGGCCCGAGGCCGGGGTGCTGCGCTTCGAGCTGGAGCTTCCGCCCACGGGCGACGGGCCGGGAGTGCCCGTGACCTACACCGTGGACGTGGAGCGGTAG
- a CDS encoding nitrogen regulation protein NR(II), with product MSDAEEKALREDYCLYESGEGEYRVAVLGTGPGFLSIVDLLTSPDFHDFLPGFQLVAVAEPGPDPSRLRQVEAARVPVYPSFEAMWAAHPDIRYLVELTGRTQRIEDLRRILPPTVSLVDHAAAVFFCGLRDMAKMKTHCEVSLDRQRNLLQAIIDEVREDILVLDLRGRVVDMNRNVWQRTGRPKEDLLGKPCFEVMTLRDGLPFCRVMDRECPFHKTLAGREAAETLMTRVNAEGRLLYFRIYAYPILDALGSMTHIMVMQRDITSRTYREKHQQQADRLSVIGEMSTYLAHEIRNPLFAIGGFTNALLRSPEFSGPNREKLTIIAEETKRLDHMLTSILNFARPTGAPTGSVDISRLAADTAELMEIGYARRGYEFQVNCPAALPKVSGEAELIKQCLVNLYKNSIEAMPQGGIITTDCGLEGDFVFLRVADRGQGMSSQDLEKACSPFYTTKEQGYGLGLAMIKKIVEEFGGRIDIQSRLGEGTAVTLYLPPMLAVRSEAAPAP from the coding sequence ATGAGCGACGCCGAAGAAAAGGCCCTGCGCGAGGACTACTGCCTCTACGAAAGCGGCGAGGGAGAATACCGCGTGGCCGTGCTCGGCACGGGTCCGGGCTTTCTCTCCATCGTTGATCTGCTCACCAGTCCGGACTTCCATGATTTCCTGCCCGGATTCCAGCTGGTGGCCGTGGCCGAGCCGGGCCCGGACCCCTCGCGCCTGCGCCAGGTGGAGGCCGCCAGGGTTCCCGTCTATCCGAGCTTCGAGGCCATGTGGGCCGCGCACCCGGACATCCGCTACCTCGTGGAGCTCACCGGCAGGACGCAGCGGATCGAGGATCTGCGGCGCATCCTGCCGCCCACGGTCTCCCTGGTGGACCACGCCGCGGCCGTGTTCTTCTGCGGCCTGCGGGACATGGCCAAGATGAAGACCCACTGCGAGGTCAGCCTGGACCGCCAGCGCAACCTCCTGCAGGCCATCATCGACGAGGTCCGCGAGGACATCCTCGTGCTGGACCTCCGGGGCCGCGTGGTGGACATGAACCGCAACGTCTGGCAGCGCACCGGACGGCCAAAGGAGGACCTGCTCGGCAAGCCCTGCTTTGAGGTCATGACCCTGCGCGACGGCCTGCCCTTCTGCCGGGTCATGGACAGGGAGTGCCCGTTCCACAAGACCCTGGCCGGCCGCGAGGCGGCCGAGACCCTCATGACCCGGGTCAACGCCGAGGGCCGCCTGCTCTATTTCCGCATCTACGCCTATCCCATCCTGGACGCCCTGGGCTCCATGACCCACATCATGGTCATGCAGCGCGACATCACCTCCCGGACCTACCGCGAGAAGCACCAGCAGCAGGCCGACCGGCTCTCCGTCATCGGCGAGATGTCCACCTACCTGGCCCACGAAATCCGCAACCCGCTCTTCGCCATCGGCGGGTTCACCAACGCCCTGCTCCGCTCCCCGGAGTTCTCCGGGCCCAACCGCGAGAAGCTGACCATCATCGCCGAGGAGACCAAGCGGCTGGACCACATGCTCACGAGCATCCTGAACTTCGCCCGGCCCACCGGCGCGCCCACGGGCAGCGTGGACATCAGCCGCCTGGCGGCCGACACGGCGGAGCTCATGGAGATCGGCTACGCCCGCCGGGGCTACGAGTTCCAGGTCAACTGCCCGGCCGCGCTGCCCAAGGTCAGCGGCGAGGCCGAACTCATCAAGCAGTGCCTGGTGAACCTTTACAAGAACTCCATCGAGGCCATGCCCCAGGGCGGAATCATCACCACGGACTGCGGCCTGGAGGGCGACTTCGTCTTCCTGCGCGTCGCGGACCGGGGCCAGGGCATGTCCAGCCAGGACCTGGAAAAGGCCTGCAGCCCCTTCTACACCACCAAGGAGCAGGGCTACGGCCTGGGACTGGCCATGATCAAGAAGATCGTCGAGGAGTTCGGCGGGCGCATCGACATCCAGAGCCGCCTGGGCGAGGGCACGGCCGTGACCCTCTATCTGCCGCCCATGCTGGCGGTGCGCTCCGAGGCCGCCCCCGCCCCCTGA